The following proteins are encoded in a genomic region of Rattus rattus isolate New Zealand chromosome 2, Rrattus_CSIRO_v1, whole genome shotgun sequence:
- the LOC116894636 gene encoding LOW QUALITY PROTEIN: serine/Arginine-related protein 53-like (The sequence of the model RefSeq protein was modified relative to this genomic sequence to represent the inferred CDS: inserted 2 bases in 1 codon) — MGRRSSDIEEESKSKRKKKHRRRSSSSSSSDSRTYSRKKGRRRPRSESRSWSRDRQPRSHSYERRCRRRPRPRSHSRSSGRSSHRRTRSRSRDRDRRKVRDKEKREKEKDKGKDKEAHSIKRGDCGNIKVGLEHLPPAEQAKARLQLVLEAAAKADEALEVKERNEEEAKRRKEEDQATLVEQVKRVNEIEAIESDSFVQQTSRSSKDVKKSVEPSEXHVTPASGPASVAADPPSTGKEIDSDSIPMAIKYQDDNSLAHPNLFIEKAEAEEKWFKRLIALRQERLMGSPLA, encoded by the exons ATGGGACGCAGGTCTTCAGACAttgaagaagaaagcaaaagcaagagaaaaaagaaacatcgGAGGCGGTCATCTTCAAGCAGCTCTTCAGACAGCAGGACGTACAGCCGCAAGAAGGGCCGGAGGAGGCCAAGGTCGGAGTCACGATCCTGGTCTAGAGACCGCCAGCCTCGCTCACATTCTTATGAGAGGAGATGCAGGCGCAG ACCTCGTCCACGCTCACATAGTAGAAGCAGTGGAAGatccagtcacagaagaactCGTAGTAGgtccagggacagagacagacgtAAAGTTcgggacaaagagaagagagaaaaggagaaggataAAGGCAAAGACAAAGAGGCGCACAGCATCAAACGCGGGGATTGTGGAAACATCAAAGTCGGATTAGAACATCTGCCTCCAGCTGAGCAGGCCAAAGCCAGACTTCAATTGGTCCTTGAAGCTGCTGCAAAAGCTGATGAAGCATTAGAAGTcaaagaaaggaatgaggaagaagcaaagagaagaaaagaagaagaccaAGCCACCCTGGTAGAACAAGTAAAAAGAGTAAATGAAATTGAAGCAATTGAAAGTGATTCTTTTGTTCAGCAGACATCCAGATCAAGTAAAGATGTCAAAAAGTCGGTAGAGCCAAGTGA GCATGTGACTCCAGCATCAGGACCAGCATCAGTAGCTGCTGACCcacccagcactggaaaggaaaTAGACTCTGACAGCATCCCCATGGCTATCAAGTACCAAGATGACAATTCTCTAGCTCATccaaatttatttattgaaaaagcTGAAGCTGAGGAAAAGTGGTTCAAGAGATTGATTGCTCTCCGACAAGAAAGACTGATGGGCAGTCCTCTGGCCTAG